In one Bacillota bacterium genomic region, the following are encoded:
- a CDS encoding Glu/Leu/Phe/Val dehydrogenase has protein sequence MSETMNPFIIVQQQIKKACDALKLEPAAYELLKQPLRVIEVAIPVTMDDGTVKVFSGWRSLHNDAPGPTKGGLRFHPAVHVDEVKALSMWMTFKCAVLGLPYGGGKGGIRVNPKELSQRELERLSRGWVDKVAPLIGPERDVPAPDVYTNPQIMAWMVDEFSKIRQYNNFGLMTGKPLIIGGSAGRNTATARGCVFVIKEAAQKLGINPKGAKVAVEGFGNAGSFAAQLMSDLGAKVVAVNDSKGGAYNLHGLDLKAILAWKDKTGSVKGAPGTEDISNEALLTLDVDILIPAALENQITAAIAPNVKAKIIGEAANGPTTPEANEILFKRGIFVIPDILASAGGVTVSYFEWVQNLMSFYWTEEEVNQRLERMMIESFNSVFNMHQKQNVDMRQAAFMVAVDRVAQAMRVRGWLH, from the coding sequence ATGAGCGAGACCATGAACCCGTTTATCATCGTCCAGCAGCAGATCAAGAAGGCCTGCGATGCCTTGAAACTCGAGCCTGCCGCGTATGAGCTCCTCAAGCAGCCCCTGAGGGTCATCGAGGTGGCCATCCCCGTGACCATGGACGACGGGACCGTCAAGGTGTTCAGCGGCTGGCGGTCGTTGCACAACGACGCCCCCGGCCCCACCAAGGGCGGCCTTCGTTTCCACCCAGCCGTGCATGTCGATGAGGTCAAGGCCCTCTCCATGTGGATGACCTTCAAATGCGCCGTCCTCGGCCTGCCATACGGCGGCGGCAAGGGCGGCATCAGAGTCAACCCCAAGGAGCTGTCCCAGCGAGAACTGGAGCGACTCAGCCGTGGTTGGGTCGACAAGGTCGCCCCGCTGATCGGGCCGGAGAGGGACGTCCCGGCTCCCGACGTCTATACCAACCCGCAGATCATGGCCTGGATGGTCGACGAGTTCTCGAAGATCCGGCAGTACAACAACTTCGGCCTGATGACCGGCAAGCCTTTGATCATCGGCGGTTCCGCCGGCCGGAACACGGCCACCGCCCGCGGCTGCGTCTTCGTCATCAAGGAAGCGGCCCAGAAGCTCGGGATCAACCCCAAGGGGGCCAAGGTCGCCGTCGAAGGCTTCGGCAACGCCGGCAGCTTTGCCGCCCAGCTCATGAGCGACCTCGGGGCCAAGGTCGTCGCGGTCAACGACTCCAAGGGCGGCGCCTACAACCTTCACGGCCTCGACCTCAAGGCCATCCTGGCCTGGAAGGACAAGACCGGCTCGGTCAAGGGCGCCCCCGGGACAGAGGACATCTCCAACGAGGCCCTTTTGACGTTGGATGTCGACATCCTCATCCCGGCGGCCCTGGAGAACCAGATCACCGCGGCCATCGCTCCGAACGTCAAGGCCAAGATCATCGGCGAGGCCGCCAACGGGCCGACCACCCCAGAGGCCAACGAGATCCTCTTCAAGCGGGGCATCTTCGTCATTCCCGACATCCTGGCGTCGGCCGGCGGCGTCACCGTCTCCTACTTCGAATGGGTCCAGAACCTGATGAGCTTCTACTGGACCGAAGAGGAAGTCAACCAGCGGCTCGAGCGGATGATGATCGAGTCGTTCAACTCCGTCTTCAACATGCACCAGAAGCAGAATGTCGACATGCGGCAGGCGGCCTTCATGGTCGCCGTCGACCGGGTCGCCCAGGCCATGCGCGTCCGCGGCTGGCTGCATTGA
- a CDS encoding 2-oxoacid:acceptor oxidoreductase family protein, which produces MARVEIRLSGEGGQGIILAGIILAEAAAIYDGKNAVQTQSYGPESRGGASKAEVILDEGNIDYPEVQRPQILLAMNPEACEKYAPSLAPGGTLIVDETFVKEIPKIDGKAYSVPITGIAREAFKRDIVANIVALGTVTALTGVVSRPAIEQAVLSRVPKGTEDLNRRALEAGLAAGDEIIRRVARPSR; this is translated from the coding sequence ATGGCCCGGGTCGAAATCAGGCTGTCCGGCGAGGGCGGTCAGGGGATCATCCTGGCCGGGATCATCCTGGCCGAAGCGGCGGCCATCTATGACGGCAAGAACGCCGTCCAGACCCAATCCTACGGCCCCGAATCGCGGGGCGGAGCCTCCAAGGCCGAGGTCATCCTGGACGAGGGGAACATCGATTACCCGGAGGTCCAGAGGCCTCAGATCCTCCTGGCGATGAACCCGGAGGCCTGTGAGAAGTACGCTCCGTCCCTGGCCCCGGGCGGGACGTTGATCGTCGACGAAACATTTGTGAAGGAAATCCCGAAGATCGACGGAAAGGCCTATTCCGTACCCATCACTGGGATCGCCCGGGAGGCCTTCAAGCGGGACATCGTCGCCAACATCGTCGCTCTCGGAACCGTCACCGCCCTCACCGGCGTGGTCTCCCGACCGGCCATCGAGCAGGCCGTATTGAGCCGCGTCCCGAAGGGCACCGAGGACTTGAACCGGCGAGCCCTGGAAGCGGGGTTGGCCGCCGGAGACGAGATAATCCGCCGGGTCGCGCGACCATCGCGGTAA
- a CDS encoding 2-oxoacid:ferredoxin oxidoreductase subunit beta, with product MPHLWCPGCGHGIVLGAVVRAIDRLSLDKDKVAVVSGIGCASRAPGYLDFNTLHTTHGRALAFATGLKLARPDLRVIVVAGDGDLAAIGGNHLIHACRRNIDLTTVCFNNEIYGMTSGQCSPMTPTGKVATTAPFGNIERNFDLCDLTRAAGATFVARGAAYYARALSGLIEQAIKHKGFSFVEAVSQCPTYYGRRNKIGTAPDMLEWQRTHAVTAEKAAALSPEEMAGKFIIGKYFETEAPEYTEEYARLSERLKGGR from the coding sequence ATGCCCCACCTCTGGTGTCCCGGCTGCGGCCACGGGATCGTCCTCGGGGCCGTCGTCCGGGCCATCGACCGCTTGAGCCTGGACAAGGATAAGGTGGCCGTGGTCTCGGGCATCGGCTGCGCCTCTCGAGCCCCGGGATACCTGGATTTCAACACCCTGCATACGACCCACGGCCGGGCCCTGGCTTTCGCTACCGGGTTGAAGCTGGCCCGCCCCGACTTGAGAGTGATCGTCGTCGCCGGTGATGGTGACCTGGCGGCCATCGGTGGCAACCACCTGATTCATGCCTGTCGCCGGAATATCGACCTCACCACGGTCTGCTTCAACAACGAGATCTACGGGATGACCAGCGGGCAGTGCTCGCCGATGACGCCGACCGGCAAAGTGGCCACGACGGCCCCTTTCGGGAACATCGAGCGCAACTTCGACCTCTGTGACCTGACCCGGGCGGCCGGGGCGACTTTCGTAGCCCGCGGGGCGGCTTACTATGCCCGGGCTCTCTCGGGCCTGATCGAGCAGGCCATCAAACACAAGGGTTTCTCCTTCGTCGAGGCGGTCAGCCAATGTCCCACCTATTATGGACGGCGGAACAAGATCGGGACCGCCCCGGACATGCTGGAATGGCAGCGGACCCACGCCGTGACGGCGGAGAAGGCGGCCGCCCTGTCCCCGGAAGAGATGGCCGGCAAGTTCATCATCGGCAAGTACTTCGAGACCGAGGCCCCCGAGTACACGGAGGAGTACGCCAGACTCTCCGAGCGGTTGAAGGGGGGGCGGTGA
- a CDS encoding 2-oxoacid:acceptor oxidoreductase subunit alpha, translated as MNPERSRIRLMQGNEACVEGAIAAGCRFYAGYPITPSTEIAELMSERLPRIGGRFIQMEDEIGSMAAVIGASLGGRKAMTATSGPGFSLKQENIGFAAVTEVPCVIVDVQRFGPSTGQPTSPGQGDVMAARWGTHGDHPAVVLSPWSVRETFDLTVRAFNLAEKLRTPVILLSDEVIAHMREKVELPDPASIEVVDRRRPTVDADEYLAYGPAPGDEGQEGYIPPMADFGDGYRYHVTALFHGLDGFPTGDHAESDFLLRRINAKIETRRSEIIQVARESLSDAEVVVVAYGCTARPAVSAVREARARGIKAGLLRLVTIWPFADEVIQETANTGRVFIVPEMNLGQVSREVERALHGAARVVPFARVDTELFTPDEILARISEEA; from the coding sequence ATGAATCCTGAGCGCAGCCGCATCAGGTTGATGCAGGGGAACGAAGCCTGCGTCGAAGGAGCCATCGCCGCCGGGTGCCGGTTCTACGCCGGATACCCGATCACCCCGTCGACCGAGATCGCCGAGCTGATGAGCGAGCGTTTACCAAGAATCGGCGGCCGGTTCATCCAGATGGAGGATGAGATTGGGAGCATGGCCGCGGTCATCGGGGCTTCCCTTGGCGGGCGCAAGGCGATGACCGCCACCAGCGGGCCGGGCTTCTCCCTGAAGCAAGAGAACATCGGCTTCGCCGCGGTGACCGAAGTCCCGTGCGTCATCGTGGACGTCCAGCGGTTCGGTCCGAGCACCGGGCAGCCTACCTCGCCGGGCCAGGGTGATGTGATGGCGGCGAGGTGGGGGACCCACGGTGACCATCCCGCGGTGGTCCTAAGCCCCTGGTCCGTCAGGGAGACCTTTGACCTGACGGTCAGGGCTTTCAACTTGGCCGAGAAGCTGCGGACCCCGGTCATCCTGCTGTCCGATGAGGTCATCGCCCACATGCGCGAAAAGGTCGAGTTGCCCGACCCGGCCTCGATTGAGGTCGTCGACCGGCGCCGGCCGACAGTCGACGCGGATGAGTACCTGGCGTATGGCCCGGCCCCCGGTGACGAGGGACAGGAGGGCTACATCCCCCCGATGGCCGACTTCGGGGATGGGTACCGGTATCACGTGACCGCTCTCTTCCACGGCCTCGATGGGTTCCCCACGGGCGACCACGCGGAATCGGATTTCCTCCTCCGGCGGATCAATGCCAAGATCGAGACCAGGCGATCGGAGATCATCCAGGTCGCTCGGGAAAGCCTGAGCGACGCCGAGGTCGTCGTGGTCGCCTATGGCTGCACGGCCAGGCCGGCCGTGAGCGCCGTCCGCGAGGCGCGGGCCCGGGGAATCAAGGCCGGGCTCCTCCGCCTGGTGACCATCTGGCCGTTCGCCGACGAGGTCATTCAAGAGACGGCCAACACCGGCCGGGTCTTCATCGTTCCAGAGATGAACCTTGGCCAGGTCTCCCGCGAGGTCGAGCGGGCTCTCCACGGAGCGGCACGGGTGGTTCCCTTCGCCCGAGTCGACACCGAACTCTTTACCCCTGACGAGATCCTCGCCAGGATAAGCGAGGAGGCCTGA
- a CDS encoding ferredoxin family protein, with translation MASQTAGAVKVEPLPVTFNQEWCKKCGVCVRFCPVKALETGPSGFPALARPDECTRCGLCENLCPDYAAVVSPRPKKRGAGDES, from the coding sequence GTGGCTTCCCAGACCGCCGGGGCGGTCAAAGTGGAACCGCTGCCGGTGACCTTCAACCAAGAATGGTGCAAGAAGTGCGGAGTCTGCGTCAGGTTCTGCCCGGTCAAGGCCCTCGAGACCGGGCCGTCCGGGTTTCCCGCCCTGGCCCGCCCGGACGAATGCACCCGCTGTGGACTCTGCGAGAACCTTTGCCCCGACTACGCCGCCGTGGTCAGTCCCCGACCGAAGAAAAGAGGTGCCGGGGATGAATCCTGA
- the yajC gene encoding preprotein translocase subunit YajC, giving the protein MTSQQLAGLLPLLLLVVLFYFLIIRPQQTNQKKRQQMMTGLHKGDRVVTIGGMYGTVTEVKDDRVKLRIADRVEVEMAKAGVDHVRTEGPKSDRPKEKDEDEAKAEEKKAEAQETGGEKKE; this is encoded by the coding sequence ATGACTAGTCAGCAACTCGCAGGCCTTCTCCCCTTGTTACTCTTGGTCGTCCTGTTCTACTTCCTGATCATCCGGCCTCAGCAGACCAATCAGAAGAAACGCCAGCAGATGATGACCGGTCTCCACAAGGGCGACCGGGTGGTGACCATCGGCGGGATGTACGGGACCGTCACCGAAGTCAAGGATGATCGGGTCAAGTTGAGGATCGCCGACAGAGTCGAGGTCGAGATGGCCAAGGCTGGCGTCGACCACGTCCGTACCGAGGGCCCCAAGTCGGACCGGCCCAAAGAGAAGGATGAGGATGAGGCCAAGGCCGAAGAGAAGAAGGCAGAGGCCCAAGAGACCGGCGGCGAGAAGAAGGAATAG
- the tgt gene encoding tRNA guanosine(34) transglycosylase Tgt — protein sequence MEHFTFEVRSRDVGTAARTGVFSTPHGPIQTPAFMPVGTQATVKAMTPDELKAIGAEIILANTYHLYLRPGHELIRRAGGLHAFMNWDRPILTDSGGYQVFSLSQRRTIEEDGVTFRSHLDGSEHFLSPERAVEIQEALGSDVMMAFDECIPYPAEFEYQRQSTERTARWAARCKEAHERAAASPGEAGERARRQALFGIVQGGLERPLREWSARATVDIGFPGYAIGGLSVGEPKPVMYEALDYTVPLLPEDRPRYLMGVGSPDALLEGVRRGIDLFDCVLPTRLGRHGAVMTSRGRVTVRDAAYASDFGPLDPDCGCYVCRNYSRAYIRHLLKANEILGLRLTTWHNLCFILDLMGKVRGAVQAGRFEAFRAEFYRLHGEDF from the coding sequence ATGGAACACTTCACCTTCGAAGTGCGTAGTAGGGACGTGGGGACGGCGGCCCGGACGGGGGTCTTCTCGACACCTCACGGACCGATCCAGACCCCTGCCTTCATGCCGGTGGGCACCCAGGCGACGGTCAAGGCGATGACCCCCGACGAGTTGAAGGCGATCGGGGCCGAGATCATCCTGGCCAACACCTACCACCTATACCTGCGGCCGGGGCACGAACTCATCCGCCGGGCGGGGGGGCTCCACGCCTTCATGAACTGGGACCGCCCGATCCTCACGGACAGCGGCGGATACCAGGTCTTCAGCCTGTCGCAGCGGCGGACGATCGAGGAGGACGGAGTCACCTTCCGTTCCCACCTCGACGGCTCGGAGCATTTCCTCAGTCCGGAGCGGGCCGTCGAGATCCAGGAGGCCCTCGGCTCCGATGTGATGATGGCCTTCGACGAATGCATCCCTTACCCGGCCGAATTCGAGTACCAGCGGCAATCGACCGAGCGCACGGCCCGTTGGGCGGCCCGCTGCAAGGAGGCCCATGAACGGGCCGCGGCCAGTCCCGGCGAGGCCGGCGAAAGGGCCCGAAGACAGGCCCTTTTCGGAATCGTCCAGGGCGGCCTGGAGCGGCCCCTGCGGGAGTGGAGCGCCCGGGCCACCGTGGACATTGGGTTTCCCGGCTACGCCATCGGCGGCCTCTCCGTCGGCGAGCCGAAACCGGTCATGTACGAAGCCCTCGACTACACTGTCCCGCTGCTCCCGGAGGACAGGCCGCGGTACCTAATGGGGGTCGGGTCACCAGACGCCCTTCTGGAAGGGGTCAGGCGGGGGATCGACCTTTTTGACTGCGTCCTTCCGACCAGGCTGGGCCGGCACGGAGCGGTGATGACTTCCCGCGGCCGAGTGACCGTCAGGGACGCCGCCTATGCATCAGACTTCGGCCCCCTCGACCCGGACTGCGGCTGCTATGTCTGCCGGAACTACAGCCGGGCCTATATCCGCCATCTGCTCAAGGCCAATGAGATCCTGGGCCTTCGCCTGACCACTTGGCATAATCTTTGCTTCATCCTGGACCTGATGGGTAAGGTCAGAGGGGCCGTCCAGGCGGGTCGCTTCGAGGCTTTCCGGGCTGAATTCTACCGCCTCCACGGGGAAGACTTCTAG
- the queA gene encoding tRNA preQ1(34) S-adenosylmethionine ribosyltransferase-isomerase QueA yields the protein MRLAEFDYDLPPELIAQEPVEPRDASRLLVVHRESGRFEHVIFRDLPGYLKSGDCLVLNQTRVIPARLIGRRVPTGGAAELLLLRRLDRDRWEALVRPGRRLKPGARISFAGGRLEAVVEGRVAEGARLVRFEYQGIFEEILDHLGRVPLPPYITRELADDERYQTVYATVRGASAAPTAGLHFTPELLEGCRRMGVGTAYLTLHIGLGTFRPIREEVIEEHQMHEEYFELGAEAADLVNATRRNGGRVVAVGTTAVRTLETVAAEDGLVRPAAGMTDKYIYPGYRFRAVDAMVTNFHLPKSSLILLVSAFAGRDLIMRAYADAVTRRYRFFSFGDAMLIL from the coding sequence TGCCCCCCGAACTGATCGCTCAGGAACCGGTCGAGCCGCGGGATGCCTCGCGGCTCTTGGTCGTCCACCGGGAAAGCGGCCGTTTCGAACACGTCATTTTCCGAGACCTCCCCGGTTACCTGAAGTCCGGGGATTGCCTGGTGCTCAATCAGACGCGGGTCATCCCGGCCCGGCTGATCGGGCGCCGGGTACCCACCGGGGGGGCGGCCGAGCTGCTGCTCCTCCGGAGGCTCGACCGGGACCGCTGGGAGGCCCTGGTCCGGCCGGGGCGACGGCTGAAACCGGGAGCCCGGATCTCTTTCGCCGGGGGCAGGCTGGAAGCGGTCGTCGAAGGCCGGGTGGCCGAAGGGGCGCGTCTGGTCAGGTTCGAATACCAGGGGATCTTTGAGGAGATCCTGGACCACCTCGGCCGGGTGCCCCTGCCGCCGTACATCACCCGGGAGCTGGCCGACGACGAGCGCTACCAGACCGTTTACGCCACGGTCAGGGGGGCGTCGGCGGCCCCCACGGCCGGCCTCCACTTCACCCCCGAACTCCTCGAGGGTTGCCGCCGGATGGGCGTCGGAACGGCCTACTTGACCCTCCACATCGGCCTCGGCACCTTCCGACCGATCCGTGAGGAAGTCATCGAGGAGCACCAGATGCACGAAGAGTACTTCGAGCTTGGGGCGGAGGCGGCCGACCTGGTCAACGCGACCAGGCGGAACGGCGGGCGAGTGGTGGCCGTGGGGACGACCGCCGTTCGGACCCTGGAGACGGTGGCCGCCGAGGATGGCCTGGTCCGCCCGGCGGCCGGGATGACCGACAAGTACATCTATCCGGGTTATCGGTTCAGGGCGGTCGACGCCATGGTCACTAATTTCCATCTCCCGAAGTCGTCCCTGATCCTTCTGGTTTCGGCCTTCGCCGGGCGCGATTTGATCATGCGGGCCTACGCCGACGCCGTCACCCGGCGCTACCGCTTCTTCAGCTTCGGGGACGCCATGCTGATCCTATGA